Sequence from the Argentina anserina chromosome 7, drPotAnse1.1, whole genome shotgun sequence genome:
tgttatgatttttattgtggatatattgtgaaagttttaaaacgtacaatatgatgagtgattattgtacatgattttatcacgaaaaatgtgaaatattgtgatttgtcttcggacgtgatgtgtggtacaatatgatgtgagattattgtacatgtgattttatcacggataatgtgaaatattgtgatttgtcttcggacgtgatgtgtggtacaatatgatgtgagattattgtacatgtgaggcaagtcggaacctagcctttggccgggcgaaagttacgatacagttagagctctagtctgtctgccatagtactgcatgaggtaacgggtggttatctgatcatgggtactcagcttgttttggatgttgggtggcgggtggttacccaacatcagcggtatactaagtgaggggtaacggatgtgtaccagcgctcattagttaccattttgtgaaagtattagagtaaccagatgggttgctcgttttctcatgattttcattatgctgtgttgatgtggagttgtgtcttttatgagacgagagttattttaatattttactcatacgagctgtaaagcttaccgggtttgtgttgcaatcccggtgcaccaattacaatggtgtaggggatacttccgcaggtgctgagtagtggtgattgagtgacgactccgaagactcgaagtcgatcgcatccagtcgtggtgaggttccagcgtggattgtgtgtgcgatttggtgtgattttatttgtgaggttgtgaggattatacaattccatttgttatatgttgaattatcatttgggtttgtaataatcggcttgactgagttatattttaaactcagatgtgatccgctgttacgctttagtgatttcgatttatttgagattatttggtgtttaacgactttagaattttgagtttttaagctcgaaattttggggtcgttacagaatgaaaataggaaagtagaatcatagtcgagtaaagaatcctagctcaataaggatttctaacacttagcacaatttcatcatcaattcatctaaattcgacatagctctacttagaacatacatatgacaaatatgaatctaaaacaactaaataagaagtaataaaacataagaatatgacatataaacattaagaacgtcacactttgtgttccTATCACCTAGACTTCATGTCTGTTACGGACAAGTTCGATCTGGAGTGCTTCTTGTCTCACTGCCCAGTTCTTGAGCGATTAACAGTGATTCGTCCTATTAGTTAGATATTTAAAACTTATCGGTCCGTCAATTGCCTTGAAATATTTACACATACATAAACATACTGCCCCTGTGAGCATTGAGATTTGTGATGCAAATCTTGTTTCATTTTATgtacggtggagatgagataAACTTGCTGCTTAGTAATGTGTCACAGCTTGTTGAGCTCTCCATTTCTTCCCGCCGACTTTCGTTTAGACAGTGTGATTCTCATCATCAACTAGAGGTCTACAGACTGCGGGGTTATGTGGTAAGTACTTATATCAGATATgtgttggttttgattcctTTTGTTAGATTATGTTAGCGCCTTATCTCTTTGTTTGGTTTTCAGCTAAACAATGAGAAACATGTATTGCCTACCTACGTAAATCTCAAGCATTTGGAAAATAACACTGAAGGAACGCGACGAgtgttgtcttcttctattggCATCTTTCATGAGGGCATCTCCTTATTTGCATAAACTTGAATTGAAGGTATAATCTTGCTAAAACTTACTAAGTTAGTACTTTCCTAGCTCTTCTGTGGATCTCTATCTCTGATTAACGGTTTTGATCTTTTAATTAGAGAAGGGTGCCATATGTGATGTGCATCTATATTGTCTTGTCATTCATTATCTTGTTGATTGGTTGTGAAATATGACGGTTGGCGAGCAATTGTACCATAACGAGATCGTATCTAATTATCTATTAACactaaaattcaatacaacaattttttttgggttgGCTTTAGTTTAGCGCATTGAGATGTTCAATTAGTGCAAATGTATTTGTTCTTGGTACATAGTAACTTAGTGTTCTTGATTCTCATCCGATGTACTaaattgtttccttgatgcaGTTGACAGGGAATATCTCTGCACTTTATATACACCGAGTAATGGAGATTAAGCAGGCTCCCAAATTCTCCCATCAATTCCTTAGGGTAGTGGAAGTTGTACAGTATCATGGGCGTACCGGTGATTTGCGAATGTAAGTATGGTAGAAGATTTGCGAATGTAGAAAAGGTGGAAAGAACAACAAGCTACTCAGCAGCTTCAAGAACTGGTGCCTTCTAGTTTGGAATTCATATGCAGGCTGTAGcggaaacaaatttgtcgaCCACCATTCATTTACCAATCTTGTGCCTATCTTTTTAAACTCATGACATATGTCTAAATGCTAAATTAATATCTAAATATGAGTTGAGAAAAGACACATGTCATGAGTAGGGTAAATAAATAGAGggtggtcggcaaatttgtTTCTGCCTGTAGCAACATTGAATTGCGGCCAAATCTACGGACGTTGTTAAACTATCAATGGAACTACTATGTTCAACGAACTTAATTATCCCTTGTGAGATGTTGGAATAGTTGGAACTATTAGACATTTTCCCGTGACTGATGTTTTAAAATTACCATGTTTTATCCTGAatctttattaaaaaaaaagttttatcCTGAATCTTTGTAATATTGTTCTCTAAGTTCTAATTGAGTTATTACAACTCCAGTTGTTCAAGTAGTAATATTAGTTGTCAAACTTATTATTACAATTATGAGGACAAAATTATCACTTTCAACACtaacattattattttaacgaTTCaagttataattaaaatttacaattttaaGGACCATGTTGTACTATTTTATAAATTGCGCATTTAAAAATTCGGGTTGATCATAGGCAAAATTAAAGAATTAATTTGAGCTAATTGGGTGTTTTGGGCTTAAGGTCTTGTTTACATGGACTACCTAATGAGTAGGCCCAAACATTACATCTAACGATTCTAATCTCATCAGCTTCTTCCGATTTTCATTTCCCATCTTCATAGTGAGTGAGTCTGAGAGACAGCGAGAACCATCGGAGCTTGGCCGAGAGAGACACAAATCCGACGGTAAACGATGTTTCTCCGAGCGATCGCACGGCCTCTGATGGCCCGGGTGAAGCAGACGACGGGGATCGTAGGGCTGGACGTGGTCCCAAACGCGAGGGAGGTTCTGATCGAGCTCTACTCCAAAACCCTAAAGGAGATCCAGGCCGTCCCGGAGGACGAAGGCTACCGCAAAGCCGTCGAGAGCTTCACTCGGCAGCGCCTCCAGGTGTGCCGTGAAGAGGAGGACTGGGAGGCCATCGAGAAGAAACTCGGCTGCGGCCAGGTCGAGGAGCTCATCGAGGAGGCGCGTGACGAGCTCACGCTCATCGGAAAGATGATCGGTGAGTCTAATTTTCAGCCGGATTTGATTGGAATTGGAATTTGGTTGTTCGAAATCGGAGTGTTGAAAATTGCTTATACTGCTTAGACTGTCAGCTCTTTGGTTTGGACTGTTAGTGCTTTAGCTTAGTTGACTAGAATTTGTGATTGAAAATGCAATTGAGGTTGAAATTTTCGATGATTAGGTCCGGCATTACCAGTTTTGTTGTGGTTAGTGAGTTTTGTTTTCGCCTTTCTagacttttgtgaaggaaaaATGTGTAAAGATTATGGAATTCTATTAGTTGCTGAGGTTTGATTGGAGTCTTTTGTTTTGAAGATACTATAGTTGCTGAATTTTTCACTGTTAAGTGTTAGGTTTTGTTTGCCTTCAGGAGTTTcgatgatatgcatcttttgTTTCAAGCTTAGGCAGTATTTGTTTGACTATCCGCGGGTTGCTATATGATATTTCTGTCGGCTTTCATTCTGATTATGATTTGCCAAATGGATATGATATGATAGTGATTACTACTTGAGAATGCAAAGTTGGTAGATCAAAATTTGTGTCGGTTGATGTATGTAGTAGTTAGCCTGTTGTGCCAATCATTTGGAGTCAGCCAGTTGGGCCTATCTAATTCAGCCGCAGATTTTCTGGTTGCTTCTATTCCAAAAGTAATTTTATGCTAAGCATGCCCCCCTCCTGCAATACCACTTCTTTGATTATCCAGTCTTCATTGAGTGGAAGTGGAACGGATTTAATCAAATGCAATTTTCTTGAGTTGAATGCAAATCAACTCTGGTCAGAATAGGAATATTAGTGTGTGTGAAAGTATGATGTTTATATGCCATTGAAACTGTTCCTTAGAAAAATACGATTGTTTAGGTTTATCTTCGTACTTTTTTGGTTTATCTGTTTTAGGTTTGAATATTCTGTTGTCAAAGTTTATGTATCTCGTCCTTCTTACATGgtgctttttctttttgatgttCTGTTTCTCTCTTTGGTTTGTTATGAAGTGCTTGTTGAGACAAATGATGTAGTTATAGTTTGTCGAAGTACACAATTCTATCATCCAGACTGTTTTGTTGAAGTTCTAATGCTATTAGGAGCTATTTATTTCTATGAATATATGAAACCGAGTGGATTGTTTGTGATGGTTTgatttgtttattttcttgtaTTGCAGAATGGGATCCATGGGGTGTTCCGGATGATTACGAGTGTGAGGTTATCGAGAATGATGCTCCAGTTCCCAAACACGTTCCAATTCACCGGCCTGGTCCTCTTCCTGAGGAGTTCTACAAAACGCTGCAGGGTATTACTTCGGACCAAACGAAGCTGGATGAGGCTAAAGCCACATCTATTGACTCTGAATCAAAGGCATAAGGGTTTGTTGTTTCTGTTTTGACGAACCTTAGATTTCCAATTTGAACTTTATCATTCTCACGGAACCCTCCTGCTTATCTTTGGTACAATGAGCTTGTTTGTAGAATTGAATTATGGGAGAGAGAGGCTATAAACTTTAATAATCTACACTTGTGTTTGTAGCAAGTGAATGTCTAAGCTAAACCAAAGCTAAATCATAGCAAGATATTCAAGGCCTGCTCGTTTCATTGGGAATTTGGGATGTAGGTATCAAGGCATTTAGCTCAAGTTTTAGGACCATGGCGACGACAATATGATTGACATTATTTTCACCCTGCATATACTTAGTTTCCACCAAGGCACaagcacacaaaaaaaaaagtgcgtATGTGGTGTGATCGATGTAAAAGCTTGATGAAAACAGATCCACATAACTCGAGGAAAACTGGCGGTGCTACATTGAGGCCAGAGGTGGCCTTGGCCCCtgcaaaattttgaaaatcctCCTTGCTTCATATGCATTTGGCAATAAGTTTTAATGTTTTATGAGATATTGGTAAAAATCTACGTTCTGGCATCTCCAAACATAGATTTGTGGTTCCGCCAAAACCTAGTACTAGAAGACATGATGCCTGGAATGGTTCTCGATCATAACGAAATTAATACAAGAGCTTATACCAAATTACCAATTGATGGAGTTAGAGGACAAAGCAACCACCAAAGAGGGAACTTACGAAATTGGAAGATTCCTTTTAGTAATTATATTCGAACAGGTGATAACCCAGGGTTTTTGCAGAGAATGATCCACAAATATTCGACGTAGAACTCAGAAAACGTGGATGGCTGGCATCAGATTTCGAATAGGGAAATTCGAGAACCAAGACAAGAACAGGTACGACATGATCATTCTCGTTATACATAAATGAGAAGCAAATGTTTTGATCTCCAATATGGGCACAATAAAATCGTTTTACCTCCGACGGAGGCAAACTAGGCAACTTCACCTTCATCGGACAGCAGGATGTGCTGAACTAGTATTAGTTCATCATTGATATCATAACTAAACAATAGCTTCTCGAAGTCATCCAAGTCCAGAACTAAAGGCTTTCTATGGGACTATGTGAGGCACTCATAAACTGCAACAATGGTCGTTCAACTCTAGTCCATGATCTATGAGGGGAAGCCACGTCAAAGAAGACTGTATTCTTGAAGCCATCCCATTGTGACCCTGGCAAAGATTTTTCTGCCCAAAGCTGAACAAAAGCCGATCGATGTAATAACCCTTCTGAACTGGAAGAGGCCGAAGAGGATCCCATACCTTGGTTTTGGGGTAAAATACCGCAAAGCCTGTGTCAGAGAGAGCGTATAGTTTACCATCGATCTCCTGCAGGTAAGGACGACACATACGCTTATGTAGTTTGATTCCAGGAATCACAGAGCTAAATAATGAACCTGGCGTCTGGATCGATCAGTAGTCTCCAGAATGTAGGATGGTTTAGGGGCGGAGATTTAAGTCGCCGGCGTGAACAATTCGGGAGTCAGAGACACCAAATCCCATACCGACGGGAACTAAATCGCCGTCATCGCCGATCAGAAAAGCGACTTCTCGTAGCATGCTACTCTTGGAATTGGATTTAGAACGGGACGGAAATGTGGTGGTGGGTGTAGTGGCATCGGAAAAGGATAACAAGTCGCTTAATTTGATTTCCTGAACACGGTACCGTTCAGTCCACGAGTTACAGGATTTACCGCCAATGAGCTCGACGCTACAGATATACAGGGATTTATTGTTAGCGAGGGAGTTGCGGAAGCTTGGACTGGAGATGAGAGAAAGCCAATGCTTGGAGACACATTTGAAGCGGGCTAGGGTTCTAGCTTGCACGCGCAAGAGGATTTGTGTGAGGAGGTCTTCGATGTTGGCTACGGTTTCTGCTGATGATGAGGAAACTTGCTTCTTCATACTGACTGGCTAGGGTTTATGGTTGAGAGTTGAGACCGATCGAGTCGTATTTAATAAGCAAGACGAAGAAGATAGACCGGCTAGGGTTTGAAACTTTTCCCAGTGATGTGGTCAGCCCGCATATGTTTTGGGCTCCGAGTGATGTGTATTGATTATTTGACAGAGAACACAGATCTTCACATGATGTTTAAAACCTTTAGATGTGAAATTTCTCTCTTGATTGTTCATCAAAATTGGATCATATTGCCGTCGAAATTCGTGAGCTGCACCGTGTCTTCAATCCAAGTTCGCAAGTGCGTGTGGGATTGTTAAAGAATGCAGTAGTGAAACCCGTGCTTGATATAAGCTTAGTTTTTGATATAAAGGTTTAATGCAGGCAAATTAGATTCGTGCTCATCATGCGACTCTTAAGTGTCACAAATTGACCAATTAGTGAAATGCTCCACCAGTAGCCCCATATATTGAAAGTCAATGGGAACTGAAGTCAATAATTGTGAAATCGATCGATCACTATGTAATATGTATGGTAGTTTCCTAGGGCATTCCTATACACAATGCGATCGATCCTCTTTCGTTGAAGCTTATTATAGATATCATGAAGTCAATATTAATGTAAATGGATGGAAGCTCCCTGGTATCAGTGGGATGCTGTCTCTATAGATGTGTTCTTAATCATTCTCGGTTgcattttcattctcataCACGTACCTACCGTTTTTCTGGAATACATAATAGTAAAACATGGAAGTATCAAAGAAAGGATGAGGAACTTGCCTTGCTCCAAAGGTGTGTGAGAATGCAACCCCAATTGTCAAGAACTAACACCATTTGTAACCTCAATTGCCATTTCGGAGTTAAAAAGATATGAGCCACGTAAACTTACACTGAACTGACTGAAGAATGAAATACGTTGATATACTTATTTAGCGGCATAGTAAGTAGGTGAAGAATTAACCAATCTAGGGAGTTGAATATAATCAACAAACATGATAGAGACATTATATATCAAGTAGAAGAAGACTC
This genomic interval carries:
- the LOC126804083 gene encoding probable NADH dehydrogenase [ubiquinone] 1 alpha subcomplex subunit 5, mitochondrial, which encodes MFLRAIARPLMARVKQTTGIVGLDVVPNAREVLIELYSKTLKEIQAVPEDEGYRKAVESFTRQRLQVCREEEDWEAIEKKLGCGQVEELIEEARDELTLIGKMIEWDPWGVPDDYECEVIENDAPVPKHVPIHRPGPLPEEFYKTLQGITSDQTKLDEAKATSIDSESKA